In one window of Tachypleus tridentatus isolate NWPU-2018 chromosome 2, ASM421037v1, whole genome shotgun sequence DNA:
- the LOC143244813 gene encoding uncharacterized protein LOC143244813 isoform X1 → MQGEERKIVILGEHLRVQVKMSEDDTYGIFLRNLVAKGGTGTNNVTLIDRSGCPVEVKLMREDTQQIREVNPWKAIWRLLLPLEADVEMYLERCQPVRSFFKLVSRNAKGKGLFQIDFFFYSPTHGLESLKINIS, encoded by the exons ATGCAAGGCGAAGAACGAAAGATTGTTATTTTAGGTGAACACCTAAGAGTTCAGGTAAAAATGTCGGAAGATG acACCTATGGGATATTTCTAAGAAATCTCGTTGCTAAGGGTGGAACTGGAACTAATAACGTCACCTTGATCGACAGAAGTGG ATGTCCAGTAGAAGTTAAATTGATGCGCGAAGACACACAACAGATAAGAGAAGTAAATCCCTGGAAAGCTATCTGGAGACTTTTACTTCCACTGGAAGCTGATGTGGAAATGTATCTTGAGAGGTGTCAACCGGTAAGGAGCTTTTTCAAGTTAGTTTCGAGAAATGCCAAGGGTAAGGGGCTCTTTcaaattgatttctttttttattcccCTACTCATGGTCTAGaaagcttaaaaataaatatttcataa
- the LOC143244813 gene encoding uncharacterized protein LOC143244813 isoform X2 codes for MQGEERKIVILGEHLRVQVKMSEDDTYGIFLRNLVAKGGTGTNNVTLIDRSGCPVEVKLMREDTQQIREVNPWKAIWRLLLPLEADVEMYLERCQPVTTDCISSMRIYYILSHIYYYLTLFDASL; via the exons ATGCAAGGCGAAGAACGAAAGATTGTTATTTTAGGTGAACACCTAAGAGTTCAGGTAAAAATGTCGGAAGATG acACCTATGGGATATTTCTAAGAAATCTCGTTGCTAAGGGTGGAACTGGAACTAATAACGTCACCTTGATCGACAGAAGTGG ATGTCCAGTAGAAGTTAAATTGATGCGCGAAGACACACAACAGATAAGAGAAGTAAATCCCTGGAAAGCTATCTGGAGACTTTTACTTCCACTGGAAGCTGATGTGGAAATGTATCTTGAGAGGTGTCAACCG gtaaCAACTGACTGTATATCATCCATGCGGATTTATTATATTCTGTCACACATTTACTATTATTTGACGTTATTTGATGCAAGTCTTTGA